The nucleotide sequence GTACGCTTTGCAAGATGTTTCCAGCTTATACATGGCAAAATGAAACCTCAGTACAAAAAAAGAGGTTGGTTTATTTCAAGTCCCTTTTCCCCTGTAATTGGATTTATTTTACTAATTAGTATATGGTGTCAAAAAATCTAACAAAGCTTTTGACTGTAACCAATAGGACTGAATTAATAATGTTAACTGAGAGCATGAAGTTAGAACCTGTTACTTAACTGTCATTAACCAGTCCTTGCTGCATAACAGCTCAAACACCTGTGCAGAAGTGTCCTGAATCAGGAAACTCTAAAAGGTAGCTTTCTACAAAAGGGTACCACAGAGGCCCACTTGAAAATCCATCTGGAGCTCAGAGAAAGTGAGCACCACACTGCTTCAAGTCAGTTCATGCCCAGATTGATGGCCTTGTCCTTTACCTCTACATGCTGAAGTTTTGTGTGaagttagaaagaaaattagagcTAACttcataaattttttaaaaagttagtAGGAAGTTCTTCATTGTAGTTTCATACATCTTGTAAGTAATTAGCTTTTTGTATAGCTTTTGATAATAAATTGATTAAATAAAGGGATCTATGTACTAAACCCATATTCCGTTCTTTGCGTTTAagtgcattttctctttttcttcaagaTTTCAACAGTAAAAGAACCTTTCATTGATCTTTCGCTTCCTATAATAGAGGAGAGGGTAAGAAACAGAATATGTAATAAGTAACTATTGCTTCCAGTGGATTGTTTTTAATAGCCTTATGAAGATATTTATCTGTATACACTTAGTTTTGATTTAAGCCTAAAAATGTAACCTTGTCCATAAATACATGTACTATTATCCATCTATTCATTATAtgattttctttatatatacatatatatatacacatatataggCATGCAATGTCATAAGTGCATATCTTTAAATTAGTCCAAATTTGCATCAAATACCCATAGTAACCCACAGAATATATATGTCAGAGATTACTGAGATTAGCTTAATTTAATAGTATGTACTTATTATGTACTTATATAAATAGAATGattattagcttttttttttttttttttgaggtccAGAGAGTCAGATTCTAACCTATTGGTTTGTATCTAGAGAACCTGAGTCCCTTGGGCTGATGTTTACCTACAGGATGAGACACTTTAAAAATGgatatttgaatttatttattctggtGTTCTCAGCACTTTATGGTTTACCTCCACTAGCTGCAGAGGAACACAGTTCCTTTGAAGGCATAAGCTATATTTCAGGATTTGGGCTTTTAATTTGAGAGTAGTGGGTGTGGGTTGGGAATGGTTCTTCCTCCATCCTGCACGTACTCATCTACATTTAACGGAGAGTAAttaatgtaatatttatttctgtataaaatgtatttttctccaaacaccagtttttcttcattatcAGTTCTTCATCTTTGTTGGTGCACTGAGTGCAGATGCCTGTGGGAGTTAAGGCTTTAAGAGCATATGTATGGTATTACATACAGAAATTTTGTATCATTCCTATTCCTTGTGGCTTTCAGTTGAACCTTCAGAGACACTGAAAGTGAgtttatgagtaaaaaaaagaattaggaAGCAGCCTTGTAACGCAATTCAGTAAGCCATTTAATTGGTTTTATGTAGGTTGCTGCTTTcgaaaagaaaggaaaaaaaaatccaccaacaTTCATCTTTTTTATAGGTTGCAAAGGAATACAAAATTGACATGTTGCCTTTCCTAATTTCCTGTCTAATTTCTTAGGTTGCAAAACCTGTGCCCTTGGGAAGAACAGGTAAAAGTAAAAGTGTACAGGAGGCAGATCTTGGTCAGTATAATTGTTCTTCTATCAGTACTCTGAATAATCAACCCAAAATTGTCAAGAAACACACTTTAACAAAAGATAAGGTAAGAACTTAACTACTCACACTAACCAGTCATCCTGAGTTAACTCAAGTTTCTAGGGTGACTGAGAACTTCTAGGGAATTTTGATACATgtcagtggggttttttagtaTACATACAGCTGACATagtcttgttttaaaatattgagGTCATCATAAGAAGCTTGAGAACTGATAGTCATTGGTAACCATTTAGCTTTCAGTTACAGGGTTTcatttataaggaaaaaaaaaatctgcaggcTAGTTTCAATTCATATTGCTTTTGGGACTGTTGCAAGGGCCTGTGCTCTGTGGAGTACCATAAAAACCCTCCTGAATCAAGTCCTAAAACATTAAGcacatgtaaagaaaaaatacaatgtATAAAATACaacatataaaatacaaaatataaaagaatGATAGGAGAAGAGAATGAGACAGAAGTAGGAAAAGGACATGAGGtagaaacaaaggaaaggaTGGAAAGAAGTAGTGCAGAAACTGATTGTTATAGAAGAAAAGGCCTAAAACTCAAACTGTTGAGATGAATGGAAGGATTCCCATTGGTACCACTGGAATTTTGATCCAattcaaataaagcaaaataaaaaaaaaagggaagaaaagttGCTAGTTTCTTTTGGAAAGTAGCCAAACAAAAGAAGGCAAGAAAAGAGTCCTGAACATTTGCAAATCACCTAAAATTATGACAGctttgtgggtttggttttctaAATCTTTAGGAGTAGTTTTCTGTGAAAGCAATCTTTTGCTTCTTCTTGCaatcttgattaaaaaaaaaaaaagtcaaattcaGGTAATATTGAAACCAGCAAACATCTTCCTAAGGATGCCTTAGTTAATTCTATGATAAACGCTTGTAAGGCGAGTTGAatttttcctggagctgctcatcaACTAAGGCCTCTCATGGGAGATCATAGGAGTAGCTTAAACTTGAGGACCTTTTAGAAGCTTAAATTAGATTAAGAGAATGCCACTTCAAATGTGCCATCTACAGCTGTCACAAAGTGAAAGTAATTTGTTGTGGGAAGTATTGATCTCATAGTAAGTATAAGCTGACTTAGTTGACTGGGATGTAGGTTTCTAATACTAAGTTAGTTTAAAAACATCTTAAGGAAATCAGCTATCTTAAACATGAGAGATGGAAAATATAGAACAATATAACCCCCCAATAATTTGCTTTGCATTTGtcatgttttgaaatatttgtttgctTACAAATCTGCTTCCTGTTTCTCCCCTCTATTACTGAATTAATAATGCCATAATTTACAGAATCAATTGAACCATGAGAGACGGCTTGCCAGAAAAGCTTCctcaaaggaagaagaaagaagtcCTGTTATAATGcaggaaaaagccaaaaagctTGAGCTGGAAGGTAGCTCTGGCATCCAGTACTCCAAAGACCCctgtgcagaggcagctgtCAACGGAAGCCAGACGGAGGGCAGTGAGAAGGAAGCCAGCCGCTCTGAAAGCAGCTTTGATGCAGACAGTGAAGCCTCAGAAAGCGAAAGTGCTTCTAAGCAAACAGCTTTGAGCCCACCCAGCAGCGTGTCTGGTGTGCACGTCAACCACTTAAACCCTAAAACGCCGCACAAGCCAAGTGACAGCAACGAAGAGATGATTTCCAGTTCCATATCCAAGCTTAGCTTCTGCGATCCTGTAAATGAGGATAAAAAGTCAAGTTGTGGAGATCCAGCTTTGGGTTTATCAAATAATTCCATGTTCTCAGTAGGCAAATCCTCTCTATCCCAAAACCCTCAAAATGCTTTCCAGACACTTTCCCAAAGCTATATAACTAGCTCAAAGGAATGTTCTGTTCAGTCCTGCCTTTACCAGTTCACCTCTGTAGAGCTCTTAATGGGGAACAACAAGCTTTTATGTGAGAGCTGCACggaaaggaaacagaagtaTCAGAAGAAAACCAACTCCACAGGTAAAGCATTTGTACCTCTGGACAGTTTCCAGCATTGCCTCCCAAAGCCTGGGTGCTGGCTGCTCTTCCATTACTCCAGCATGGGCCTCCCTGCTGTAGTTAAATAGGAAATGTCTCCccaaacaaaatttatttgtaataatttaaaacttcaTCAGGCAATGGCAACAGGACTAATTTTTATATTAGAACATAATGGTAGATGTAACACAGAATTCATTTTGCATCTTTATTCTATCCAAGATAAAGAATTTCAAGATGACTGTAAACTGAGTATGTGCATTGCTCGATACTAATCTTCgctgctgtttctgttcctTACAATCCTCAAAGCTTTGAAATATATGCTGTAATATTTGGCCTCAGTAGCTTACATACTCAGTGAAGTAATGTAATTATGTAtggaaaagaggcaaaaaaagagagttgaaatgaagagaggaaaaaaattccaaaaatttGTAAGAATGGAAATGAGAGAGAAGTACCTTCTTGTGACAATGTTTTTCTCAATGCTTTTATATCCCAAGCAGATCATTAGAGTTCACTgaataagaaaaacaacataaatttaatgaaaaatcaacattttaGAAGGACTGgaggattggggttttttttaaatatagaaattcagaagaataaaaaaattaagctcTTCTGATAATTTGTAAATGCAATAAAGGGAGttcatataataataaaaatttgcCTGTTTGCTCTACATTTATAGATACATTTTACAGATAAAATTTAGGCATGAGTAAATTCAGacaaattatttgtattttatagtCATACCTTTAATCATCATTGGACTATAAGTGCCATATAAATAACACTTTGGTTCCATGGGCAccatggaaaagcaaaatcaattCACAATTACTCATtacttgttttttccttctaaagCAAAAGATGTAAGAGGCCACCCAATCAAACATTAAGTGCTCCATTATACCTCAAATgaactattttattttgaacatATGTAAAACCAGTAAATTAGTTTTTTCAGCAAAACCAAATTCTAGTGGTATGTTCTCTTTTACGTGGAGCTTTTCTGTGGAGCTTTCACTGTGGTACTTTTGGTAAGCGCCCTGTGTCCGTGCCTTCTGCACCACAGGGAGTTTGGATGCCCCATATCCCAATCCTGAATGCTGAAGCCAGCAGGTGAGGAAGCTTCCTGAGGTAGACAGCCCTCCCCAGACCTTTCTCTTAAATAAGTATAAAGTATGCAGTCATGCAGAAAGAACTGAAGAATGGAAAACTAAACTCTTAGTGATTAGGACATTAACACAGATAAAGAGACTTGTGCCTTGCAGTTTTTATCCAGGGATCATCCATTTATTTTAGGCTTTAACAGGAAAGTTGGGTGATATAGTAACAAAAAATGTAGGTATCTCAGTGTGTAAGCTGACCTAGATAGTGGACAGGCTTCCAGCTTCTGATCTAATTTGCACAAGACTGGCTAAACTAATGCTCAGATTTCACAGATTATGTTTATTAATAActagaaaaatgagaaaatattttttgttaatcCACAAAATTTCActtgtgttttatttaacaAGTATAGAACCATCACAGCATAGATCTGTTCTGTCAGACGTTTAGAAACTACTTTTAAAATTCCATATGACTGCCTTCACTTTACATATTATTTTGATATtcataaatacagaaaagaagaTGGAAGGAGTCTACACAAATGCTCGGAAACAGCTGCTGATTTCTTCAGTCCCTGCTATTCTTATTCTCCACCTGAAAAGATTCCACCAGGTAAGAAGCTAAATCCCTCTTGTATATTCCTCTGCCCCCCTGGTGGACAAGCAGTTCTTCAAGTGTCACTGTGAATCCCAATACTGCCTTTTTAGATGGAGACCTGGTAGAAGCATTGTTTGAAACATGATGATGTTTGTTGTGATTATTCTAACACCTTCAGAGTACATTTAGCCATCCTGATGTATCCAGGTAAACCCCTCGTGTGTCAGTCATGTTACATGTAGCACTGTATGGGAAACATAACAAGATTTAAATCAGTTAAAATCTTTCTCTTGGATTTGGTTAATTTTAATGGTATAGTGCTACACCTTAGCTTTAAAAAGCTACCTcgtaaaaatatttattttacagtttgattttttttttcttttgaaggctGGTTTGAGTTTACGGAAAGTAAACAGGCATGTGGATTTCCCATTGATTCTAGACTTAGCACCATTTTGTGCTGCATCTTGCAAGGTACCatataaaatctttatttttattgtacttCAGCAGTTGGTGTCCTGACCACAAGTTAAATTGgattgatgatgatgatttttatttaaattgtagAGTGAATTTTTCAGATAGTGTCCTGAGATCAAACTGTAACTGTGTGCAATCCTATTTATATCAAGAATATCATAGATGTTAGCTAATATTAGTTAAGCTGTGGTGCCCTGGTGGTGTTGGTGCACATAACAGCATTAAGGACAAGTAATTACTGCCTCTCTGGTAACTAAATTAGTAAGACTACTTAGTACTTGTAATAGAGGTaatttgcttttggaaatgCTGTGGATGGCTGTTTGCCTCTTTTGGAATCATACTGCTGATAGCTACTTAACATGCCAGTAGAATTTACTGTGAAATAATTcacctttgttttctgtgcttctggGAATGCAGAACGTTGTGGATGGTGCAAGAGTGCTGTATAGTCTTTATGGAATAGTGGAGCACAGTGGCTCAATGAGAGGGGGTCATTATGCGGCATATGTGAAAGTCAGGACATCCTCCAAGAAATTGCTGGAGCATATTTCTACCACTAAAACTGTTCTGGGTATGTACAAACAGagctttctttcctttactGTAAACCAAAAGTAACTGTCTATGGGGATTTATAGCAAATAAATTTTTAGCTGAGAATAATTGTGGTTTTTAGACAAGTTGTAGAAACCCCTTCCCAGGATGTGCTctaggccaggctggatggagctctgagcagcctgggctagggaaggtgtccctgcccatggcacagctgctagaactagatgatctttgaagtttctttcaacccaaaccaacctatattctattaattattctttttagtTGTTGTTGCACACAATGCATATCCTACTTCTGCTATTAAAGCCATATAGAACTGAGTGAATAATGGAATTTTGATTCAGCTATTAAACAGATAAATGAGGGAAAACTTTCCTCTCTTGCCTACTCAAAATAATACATCCTGATGAATAGTTGTGCCTggtaaaatttaattatttgctgATATTTGATATCGGAAAATGGTTTAGTACACCAGtcaaataaattacattaaattaaattacattttctgaatatttgagCATTTTATGTATCTTAGGTATTTTAGGAAGGgaattttttaatacttaaaaatCTGGAATACTCTGGTTTAATGTGAACCAGAACTGCTTGTGTTGTAGTATAACTTCCTGTTGAAACTCAGCAAGCTGTACTGGAAATGTCTTAGGCTTtgtaaaaaaaagtgaaaaacgCCATGGTAGCATTCATTCCTAGGCATTCCTAGGAATGAATTGGTCTTCCACCAATTTCTCTTACAGTGCTCTTTGACATGTAAGTTTCAAACTGAATAGCAGACTGTATCTAAGTAATGACTTACTTTTCCTACATTAGAAGCTTCTCTTGCTTTTTGAAATAGCCACTGTATTTGCTTGATGATGTTGTGAAAGacaagaataataattttttttcttctgcatttcaggTTTGAAAGAAGCCATGGGAGCATCAGGAGGACAGTGGGTGTACGTTAGTGATGCCCATGTTCAGATGGTTCCAGAATCAAGAGTACTAAATGCACAAGCATATCTACTTTTTTATGAAAGATTATTACTATAATTCTTAACAGTTTAATTTCAAAGAAGATAGTGTTATTTAGTTTATCTTATTTAAAGCTGCAGTGGTAAGAGTACCTGTAAATATTGTGCCTTTATCTTGTAGAGAATTTATCATATTTTGACTCTGAATTTCAGTTAAACTATTATAAATATCTGAATGATTCTCTTAAAGTATGCACTTTGCCAAACATGTAAAATTCCTGGGTTCAAGAAAATGCAGTACCATTAGAATGTAAGATGATGTCCTATCCTACTGAAGTCTAGGGAAAGTTTGTTTTTGATTATAATAAAGATAAGCTTTTGCCCATAGTTCTAGAACAGTTGAGAATAGAAATACTGATAGTGCTAAGTGCCTGGATTTGCTGGTGTACAGTAACAATACAAAGTGTTCAACTTCTTCTGATCCAGTCCAGACCCTTCCTGTCACTGGGTTGGATGTCAGCTGTTAAGATTTCTGCAAACAAGAGCCTGTCAAATAGTGTCGCTTCCATGTGTAGTAATTGGAAAGCAGAGTCCTTCCAGAATGGAGTGACAACAGCTGTCTCTGGGTAGTGCTTCAGTGCACTTTCCTGATAAGAGCTGGGAATAGATTGGGAAAACATGGCTTCTAAATAGTAAATCCTCAGATACCCAGTACCCTTTCAGTTGTCTCCAACTGGTATAGCAATGTACTCCTGTTTCAATATAAATATGTACTTGGTGTGCATAAGTATATCCTCTGAGATATATACACACACCATAAATCCATCAATAGATATTGTCATTTTACCTTCTAGGAAAGAGaattgcaaataatttctgtatttagtAATTTTTCATAACTTCACAGTTATGACAATGTACAGCATATAAGCTTGT is from Serinus canaria isolate serCan28SL12 chromosome 3, serCan2020, whole genome shotgun sequence and encodes:
- the USP45 gene encoding ubiquitin carboxyl-terminal hydrolase 45 isoform X2; this translates as MRVKDPSRTNPEKPKRSKRPNRPQDEDSSDDISGLTCQHVSQAVDVHHVKRAVAQSVWSVCAECLKERRVSDGEPVAPSDIWLCLKCGFQGCSKNSEGQHSLKHFQTARTEPHCIVINLSTWIIWCYECDEELSTHCNKKVLAQIVDFLQKHGARAEPSSSKIIRLREESSETSEILKGKSSGNGASVPVKGINNLGNTCFFNAVMQNLAQTHVLNELMYEIKEKGTKLKICHSSDSQLDPLVVNLSSPGPLTSAMFLFLHSMREAGKGPLSPKVLFSQLCQKAPRFKGFQQQDSQELLHYLLDAIRIEETKRIQTGILKAFNNPTTKTADEETRRKVKAYGREGVKMNFIDRIFVGELTSTVMCEECENISTVKEPFIDLSLPIIEERVAKPVPLGRTGKSKSVQEADLGQYNCSSISTLNNQPKIVKKHTLTKDKNQLNHERRLARKASSKEEERSPVIMQEKAKKLELEGSSGIQYSKDPCAEAAVNGSQTEGSEKEASRSESSFDADSEASESESASKQTALSPPSSVSGVHVNHLNPKTPHKPSDSNEEMISSSISKLSFCDPVNEDKKSSCGDPALGLSNNSMFSVGKSSLSQNPQNAFQTLSQSYITSSKECSVQSCLYQFTSVELLMGNNKLLCESCTERKQKYQKKTNSTEKKMEGVYTNARKQLLISSVPAILILHLKRFHQAGLSLRKVNRHVDFPLILDLAPFCAASCKNVVDGARVLYSLYGIVEHSGSMRGGHYAAYVKVRTSSKKLLEHISTTKTVLGLKEAMGASGGQWVYVSDAHVQMVPESRVLNAQAYLLFYERLLL
- the USP45 gene encoding ubiquitin carboxyl-terminal hydrolase 45 isoform X1, with protein sequence MSVPGDRMTARCRSSRKQQMRVKDPSRTNPEKPKRSKRPNRPQDEDSSDDISGLTCQHVSQAVDVHHVKRAVAQSVWSVCAECLKERRVSDGEPVAPSDIWLCLKCGFQGCSKNSEGQHSLKHFQTARTEPHCIVINLSTWIIWCYECDEELSTHCNKKVLAQIVDFLQKHGARAEPSSSKIIRLREESSETSEILKGKSSGNGASVPVKGINNLGNTCFFNAVMQNLAQTHVLNELMYEIKEKGTKLKICHSSDSQLDPLVVNLSSPGPLTSAMFLFLHSMREAGKGPLSPKVLFSQLCQKAPRFKGFQQQDSQELLHYLLDAIRIEETKRIQTGILKAFNNPTTKTADEETRRKVKAYGREGVKMNFIDRIFVGELTSTVMCEECENISTVKEPFIDLSLPIIEERVAKPVPLGRTGKSKSVQEADLGQYNCSSISTLNNQPKIVKKHTLTKDKNQLNHERRLARKASSKEEERSPVIMQEKAKKLELEGSSGIQYSKDPCAEAAVNGSQTEGSEKEASRSESSFDADSEASESESASKQTALSPPSSVSGVHVNHLNPKTPHKPSDSNEEMISSSISKLSFCDPVNEDKKSSCGDPALGLSNNSMFSVGKSSLSQNPQNAFQTLSQSYITSSKECSVQSCLYQFTSVELLMGNNKLLCESCTERKQKYQKKTNSTEKKMEGVYTNARKQLLISSVPAILILHLKRFHQAGLSLRKVNRHVDFPLILDLAPFCAASCKNVVDGARVLYSLYGIVEHSGSMRGGHYAAYVKVRTSSKKLLEHISTTKTVLGLKEAMGASGGQWVYVSDAHVQMVPESRVLNAQAYLLFYERLLL
- the USP45 gene encoding ubiquitin carboxyl-terminal hydrolase 45 isoform X3, whose protein sequence is MKKPEEKSKISTVKEPFIDLSLPIIEERVAKPVPLGRTGKSKSVQEADLGQYNCSSISTLNNQPKIVKKHTLTKDKNQLNHERRLARKASSKEEERSPVIMQEKAKKLELEGSSGIQYSKDPCAEAAVNGSQTEGSEKEASRSESSFDADSEASESESASKQTALSPPSSVSGVHVNHLNPKTPHKPSDSNEEMISSSISKLSFCDPVNEDKKSSCGDPALGLSNNSMFSVGKSSLSQNPQNAFQTLSQSYITSSKECSVQSCLYQFTSVELLMGNNKLLCESCTERKQKYQKKTNSTEKKMEGVYTNARKQLLISSVPAILILHLKRFHQAGLSLRKVNRHVDFPLILDLAPFCAASCKNVVDGARVLYSLYGIVEHSGSMRGGHYAAYVKVRTSSKKLLEHISTTKTVLGLKEAMGASGGQWVYVSDAHVQMVPESRVLNAQAYLLFYERLLL